In one Watersipora subatra chromosome 6, tzWatSuba1.1, whole genome shotgun sequence genomic region, the following are encoded:
- the LOC137398149 gene encoding ATP-binding cassette sub-family F member 1-like, giving the protein MKKRKLFEEQLDALKAEDRFTLSQADKSSKSCNLLDNAPDIKLRLHRSSVTFNHSESAEPSTVSVSLHKITAGVSLSIWEPGFRPTGHGKTTLLNHMTQRKPNIPPNIDILLCEQELEKKLSADFENGQADAGTRLKENFTSEPTSMSVVVDKENKRATIIDIAVPNDYNIASKEKEKVYGEIKAIGVDSAEPKARRISAGLGFTKEIQERPTKHFSGGWTMRVSLARSVL; this is encoded by the exons ATGAAGAAACGGAAGCTATTTGAGGAGCAGTTGGATGCTCTGAAGGCTGAGGACCGGTTTACCCTCTCACAGGCCGATAAGTCGAGCAAGTCATGTAATCTCCTTGACAATGCCCCTGACATTAAGCTTAGACTCCATCGCTCCTCAGTCACATTTAACCACAGTG AATCCGCTGAGCCTAGCACCGTGAGTGTCTCGCTGCACAAAATTACTGCCGGGGTCTCACtttcgatatgggaaccaggctttagg CCCACTGGGcatgggaagacaactctactCAACCACATGACCCAGCGTAAACCGAATATTCCACCTAACATTGATATCTTGCTCTGTGAACAAG AGCTAGAGAAGAAGTTGTCTGCTGACTTTGAAAATGGGCAGGCTGATGCGGGCACACGTCTTAAGGAG aattttacatCCGAACCGACAAGCATGTccgtggtggtagacaaggagaataagagggctactataatagatatagcagtacccaatgactacaatatagccagcaaagaaaaagaaaag GTATACGGGGAAATAAAAGCTATCGGAGTAGATTCAGCGGAACCCAAGGCCAGGCGTATCTCAGCCGGTCTCGGTTTCACCAAGGAGATACAGGAGAGACCAACCAAACATTTCTCTGGTGGCTGGACGATGAGAGTTTCTCTTGCCAGGTCTGTCCTCTAG